One window of the Pseudarthrobacter sp. ATCC 49987 genome contains the following:
- the hpaE gene encoding 5-carboxymethyl-2-hydroxymuconate semialdehyde dehydrogenase, with protein MTFTAEEATTHYVPQDLPTHIQHYINGEFVDSLSGKTFDVLDPVSNTNYATAAAGQKEDIDLAVAAARKAFTTGPWPRMKPRERSRVLNRIADAVEAQEARLAELETFDTGLPITQAKGQALRAAENFRFFADLIVAQFDDAMKVPGAQINYVNRKPIGVAGLITPWNTPFMLESWKLAPALATGNTVVLKPAEFTPLSASLWATIFKDAGLPDGVFNLVNGLGEEAGDALVKHPDVPLISFTGETTTGQTIFRNAAENLKGLSMELGGKSPCVVFADADLDAAIDSALFGVFSLNGERCTAGSRILVERAVYEEFCDKYAARAKNIVVGDPHDPKTEVGALVHPEHYAKVASYVEIGKTEGRLLAGGGRPAHLPEGNYIAPTVFADVAPDARIFQEEIFGPVVAITPFDTDDEALALANNTKYGLAAYIWTQNLTRAHNFSQNVEAGMVWLNSHNVRDLRTPFGGVKASGLGHEGGYRSIDFYTDQQAVHITLGTVHTPKFGA; from the coding sequence ATGACGTTCACTGCCGAAGAAGCTACAACCCACTACGTTCCGCAGGACCTTCCCACCCACATCCAGCACTACATCAATGGCGAATTCGTCGACTCCCTGAGCGGCAAGACCTTCGACGTCCTGGATCCGGTGTCCAACACCAACTACGCCACCGCCGCCGCCGGGCAGAAAGAGGACATCGACCTCGCTGTCGCGGCCGCCCGGAAGGCCTTCACCACCGGGCCGTGGCCGCGGATGAAGCCGCGGGAACGCTCCCGGGTCCTGAACAGGATCGCCGACGCCGTCGAAGCCCAGGAGGCACGGCTCGCCGAGCTCGAAACCTTCGACACCGGCCTGCCGATCACCCAGGCCAAGGGCCAGGCGCTGCGCGCGGCGGAGAACTTCCGGTTCTTCGCGGACCTGATCGTGGCCCAGTTCGACGACGCCATGAAAGTCCCTGGCGCCCAGATCAACTACGTCAACCGCAAGCCGATCGGCGTCGCGGGCCTCATCACGCCGTGGAACACGCCGTTCATGCTCGAGTCCTGGAAGCTCGCCCCGGCGCTGGCAACCGGCAACACCGTTGTCCTCAAGCCGGCCGAATTCACCCCGCTGTCCGCCTCGCTCTGGGCCACCATCTTCAAAGACGCCGGCCTGCCCGACGGCGTCTTCAACCTCGTCAACGGCCTCGGCGAGGAAGCCGGCGACGCGCTGGTGAAGCACCCGGACGTGCCGCTGATCTCCTTCACCGGCGAAACCACCACCGGCCAGACGATCTTCCGCAACGCCGCGGAAAACCTCAAGGGCCTGTCCATGGAGCTCGGCGGCAAGTCGCCGTGCGTGGTGTTCGCCGACGCCGACCTCGACGCCGCGATCGATTCCGCCTTGTTCGGCGTCTTCTCGCTCAACGGCGAGCGCTGCACGGCCGGCTCCAGGATCCTGGTGGAGCGTGCCGTGTATGAGGAATTCTGCGACAAGTACGCCGCCCGGGCCAAGAACATCGTGGTCGGCGACCCCCACGACCCCAAGACCGAGGTCGGGGCCCTGGTCCACCCGGAGCACTATGCCAAGGTGGCCTCCTACGTGGAAATCGGCAAAACCGAAGGCCGGCTGCTGGCCGGCGGCGGCCGCCCGGCCCACCTGCCGGAGGGCAACTACATCGCGCCCACCGTATTCGCCGACGTCGCACCGGACGCCCGGATCTTCCAGGAGGAAATCTTCGGCCCGGTCGTGGCGATCACCCCGTTCGATACCGACGACGAAGCACTCGCCCTGGCGAACAACACCAAGTACGGGCTCGCGGCGTATATCTGGACCCAGAACCTGACCCGGGCGCACAACTTCTCCCAGAACGTCGAGGCCGGCATGGTCTGGCTCAACAGCCACAACGTCCGCGACCTCCGCACCCCCTTCGGCGGCGTCAAGGCCTCCGGCCTGGGGCACGAGGGCGGCTACCGCTCCATCGACTTCTACACCGACCAGCAGGCCGTCCACATCACCCTCGGCACCGTCCACACTCCCAAATTCGGCGCCTAA